The Hyalangium minutum genomic sequence TGGATCCTGCTCTTCTTCTTGGTGGGCGGCATCTTCGCGATGGCCATCCGCATCGAGATGCTGACGCCGGGTCCGACCATCATGGACGCGATGACGTACAACCGTACGTTCACGCTCCACGGCATGGTCATGATCTTCTTGTTCATGATTCCGGCCATCCCGGCGGTGTTCGGCAACTTCGTGCTGCCGCTCATGCTGGGCGCCAAGGACGTGGCGTTCCCCAAGCTGAACCTGGCCAGCCTCTACATCTACCTGGCGGGTGCGTTCCTGGCGCTGTGGGGCATGATCAACGGCGGCCTGGACACGGGCTGGACGTTCTACACCCCGTACAGCACGCACACGACGACGACGGTGGCGCCGGTGCTCTTCGGCGCGTTCATCATCGGCTTCAGCTCCATCGCCACGGGCCTGAACTTCATCGTCACCATCCACACGATGCGCGCGCCGGGCATCACCTGGTTCAAGCTGCCGCTGTTCGCGTGGGCGCTCTACGCCACCAGCTGCATCCAGGTGCTGGCCACGCCCGTCATCGGCCTGCTGATGGTGATTGTCACCGGTGAGCAGCTGTTCCACTTCGGCCTGTTCGACCCGGCGCGCGGCGGCGACCCGGTGCTCTTCCAGCACCTGTTCTGGTTCTACAGCCACCCGGCCGTGTACATCATGGTGCTCCCCTCCTTCGGCGTGATGTCCGAGGTGGTGGCCACCTACAGCCGCAAGAACATCTTCGGCTACCGGGCGATTGCCTACTCCAGCCTCGGCATCGCCTTCGTGGGCTTCTTCGTGTGGGGCCACCACATGTTCGTGTCGGGGCAGTCCACCTTCGACGCGGGCGTGTTCGGCGTGCTCACCATGCTGGTGGGCGTGTTCACCGCCATCAAGGTCTTCAACTGGGTGGGCACCGTCTACAAGGGCGCGGTGGACTTCAAGACGCCGTTTGCCTACTTCTGCGGCTTCCTGTTCTTCACCGTGTTCGGTGGCATGACGGGCATCGCGGTGGCGACCACGTCGCTGGACGTGCACTGGCACGACACCTACTTCGTGGTGGCGCACTTCCACTTCATCATGGTGGGCGCCACGGTGATGGCCTTCCTGGCCTCGCTGCACTACTGGTTCCCGAAGATGTTCGGGAAGACGTACCACGAGGGCTGGGG encodes the following:
- a CDS encoding cbb3-type cytochrome c oxidase subunit I, whose amino-acid sequence is MNPSSSTTAEGVLPAHDAHDAHHDHPSYLVDGTTIKSWLLTVDHKRIAIMYLVWILLFFLVGGIFAMAIRIEMLTPGPTIMDAMTYNRTFTLHGMVMIFLFMIPAIPAVFGNFVLPLMLGAKDVAFPKLNLASLYIYLAGAFLALWGMINGGLDTGWTFYTPYSTHTTTTVAPVLFGAFIIGFSSIATGLNFIVTIHTMRAPGITWFKLPLFAWALYATSCIQVLATPVIGLLMVIVTGEQLFHFGLFDPARGGDPVLFQHLFWFYSHPAVYIMVLPSFGVMSEVVATYSRKNIFGYRAIAYSSLGIAFVGFFVWGHHMFVSGQSTFDAGVFGVLTMLVGVFTAIKVFNWVGTVYKGAVDFKTPFAYFCGFLFFTVFGGMTGIAVATTSLDVHWHDTYFVVAHFHFIMVGATVMAFLASLHYWFPKMFGKTYHEGWGLVAAAFIILGFNATFIPQFLLGNYGMPRRYFEYPERYQALNVASTAGASLLAFGFLIIAIYLVYSLAYGRASGQNPWRSKGYEWLSASPPPTHNFVGPQPTYPEEPHFYVDPKKAEVPDVV